In Lactuca sativa cultivar Salinas chromosome 5, Lsat_Salinas_v11, whole genome shotgun sequence, the DNA window acaaGCATGAGAGGTTGATTAGTTGTTTGGGATTTAGTAgcggttctgtcagccaagagtgtaggctggtatgagcaagTGACAGGCaaacggggcgggatacagaccaatgGTTTCGTAAAAAGGGCGATTGATTGTGGAAGTCCTAGGATCAGGCCGGAATTGAGTATGtgggatggagttagagttcggaacccctagagggctagaacaatatgcaTGGGAGATTTTTCTAGGAGGGATAATTcgggatgatgaatgctagttgagcagtccggatagactgaaggccggtgggtgtaccagtcaggccgaaggctcgaaggacggtccagacaggctgacgGCCCTGGAGGGAGGTCCAGaaatgctgaaggttctgagagtggtccagattggctgaaggcctggtagagCGGTCAATCCATGTTGAAGACTTTGCTTATGttgatagatctatatgaggagatggaatgagtatgttgcgatgtgatAGCATCCGAAGGtgtggccccgggtattgatcatgactagtggagggtagtgcatggactcgagagtccttgcgagcagatttagagcatgtgtggtgcatgggatagtggttatgctataagggaatggtgtagcgttgggcgagcaccgtggcacttgttgtagtgacaaggcggccaagtagatttccttggataaggaaagggaaaggtatgtagctccgagagggagtgtaatttcacggaagtgaaagcagtagcgcGGAGGTATGATTGaggtgttccaattatggttattgagcagtaTGTTTGCGgcggtggtatggaatcacatccgggttggatgtctgctgaggtcacggaaggagttccgagggtgtagagccaagaggctcggaagggatgcaaagATGGAGCCTTGGATTCCCAGTTTGGTGTGAACAAGAAATTATACATatagtggtaattcatcctgtGGGGATGTTTGGAGGGGTCGTCAGTatgtcgggttttcccaacccgagggtgctagagccagttcagcatgtgtatgtgtttgcagaagagaactcatgggagttgctctgaagctgaaggatgtgtcatcctgtcagcatggaagGGATATAGTTTGACTCAGAAAGGGAGTAGGTTAAGTCTCAGCAGTGAATTCGGTGAAGGATATGTCTGACGAGGAAAATGATAGCAGTGTGGTACCGGGTCGGGATCTtggtggttcagggttatatctagctcgtaagagtcaagtgattgttgtgacctggaacgagtgaagtatcatggagtggtactcggttaatgagtgtggttatcagaggatgaaGCCGATGACTAGCTTGAggtggtggtcaggacaccgcggGGGAAgagttgggttttgggtttcggtggtagtgtcttgaggaacctggtttggttaatgccaggtggtgcattgcgagagtagtttctggagttgtgttgccgtaggcttcgaggacgaagcctaatttaagtgggggagaattgtaacatcccgagttcaggagtgcgagttcagggttcaaagtaaAAATGTGAATGGTCatctcggcgagtccatgggtagactcgagGAGTAGGGTTGCGATtctggtcacgtgttaagtggccaactcggcgagtcggtggctggactcggcgagttggtgctatgtggagaaaaccctaatccctagggttgagccctatataaagaacataataccctctctccagcctctttgctctcccttgaagtccagaaaccctaatattcgtttgtgagagaattagagagcatttggattTTGAAGGATTGTTTGTTGAggagatctttgaagattaagacgcttggagcaaggggcttttaaAGGTTTTGGCTTTTTCTTCTGTTGGAGTTTTCttttgaggtaatgattcgttgcttgggctgttatccatctagatttatcatttgtgggatttttgggagtatatctagtgctatcatgagtttggaggttggatttgaggttgctacctcagatctagtgtagtgatgatccaatagagcataaagtccctgttcaagagcTGTTGAGGAATCCTTttagtcccaaaccttagcccaagagtgtattatgcttagatctccttggattcacgtaaagtttgtcactttacatgatggatggcttatataagagtagatctatggattggagaccctgcatggcttggaaagcctctgtatgggttaagagctagtggtactcggcgagtcacatgggtgtactcggcgagttgcatgaagataggcagcaactcgacgagttggaagaacaactcggcgagttggttgaagatagccttggactcggcgagtctgttcttggactcgacgagtctggtcgtgaggtcctaacatttgctggttgagctgtgaatcggtgagtcttggggcgactcggtgagttgagcaggaggTGACTCAgaattcatgggactcgacgagtcagcgggctgactcggcgagtagagtcaatcaggaagtttgactttgactgaggactttaactttaaccaagagttgaccagttgacttccaggggtaatttggtaattatgggcatttattgagttcagtggtggagtttgtgtcggaggttggagcaacgtgatcttatcttttcggtcaacagttgcgaggtgagttatcctcactatatcgacagggtctacgacaccaaggccgaccctttatcggattgtaatccggctatcgttgttatgttattgcttgctatgtttgaatcctggtagttaggatggtatatgtttgtaacatccggaatttcaggtattatatttattcattttattttgagttttgtggaagaactcggcgagttggtgcaaagactcgccgagtagagacgcgaattCTCACcaggattaatgaccggactcgatgagtcacattggtggactcggcgagtctgcgctgtttaatgaaaccctaatttatcgggtttggggcctatttaaagggccttatggccgtcatttgtgctcaccaatccccagagtgaaaccttagtgagcttgagcgtttggagtgagataaggagccattgttgaccttggaggtgttatctagcaagggaaaggaagcaatagccaaggggaaacaagaggatcaacttcctgaagatctgaggtccagaacatcacatttgaggtactatttttcgAACCATTCTCTAttatggtgatgttcatgttgatttagggcttattgagcccttttgtggctagatctagtgcttccttggtcccttaagcgagttaggttctggatctggacccttggaggtccagagtgtccctttgtccaagctttttatgaatccatggaggttttggattgggttctttgtgcttgaggtcaaaacaccatttatgagtcattaggtgtgttatgagcgccaagacatgaactttacgtgatgaataagcttggaaggactggatctatgagttagtgaagcagatctgacctcagaaggtcgtttagggttgtgcatggaatgcacttgccgagtccatttccagactcgatgagttgttgcaggttgttcagtgatttcgaaccagggtttgagtaaccgagttgggtgagtgactcggtgagtcggaagggactcagaggaatcgggtcctcgtagagactcggcgagtccacgccagactcggcgagttgatttgaccgttgaccgttgaccgttgaccaatgttgacttgatagggttagtcaaccttagttgggaaagtgttaattagagatgtattgtgttataggaggactatagctcgggagatcgagcactagtgatttcagggatttgcgagttatcgagatacgcgaggtgagtcttctcactatactttaccttgagtaggtaatcagagttatgtgacaaattatttgtatgctatatgtatgttatgtggtgtactgcattatttctatgtgatttatgttgtgcatgtttatagagttggaactgaaaggttcatagagttagaaccagagagttcacagagtagggtccacggacccacagagttatagcctcgagtggctaatttgtgctatgtgtggtattttggggaactcactaagctttgtgcttacagtgtttggtgttatttgtttcaggtactagtgatgaccgtgggatgGCGCTGGCCTGattagtacacacacgggatttttatgtaatgagatcttgggatttttatatgttatggatttgagtttcaaacactgatgtttttatgaatactaaatgaattatgcttttataaaatgcgaaaaattgttttgaaatttacggtgttacaatgttagagacctggttaaggtcggtatcctggtatataggatgatgatatgttagtgaccagttaggtcggtatcctggttagaatgatgttatgttaggtgatctgctagatcggtttgattggatgtgaattgttatatgattgaatgtttatgtgcatatggttgttggactggggttgggcaGAGgggggtcctgctttgtgctgtaggccaatatacccagggcggaccggatattccgaaggcccagcgagcggtccagataggttgtaggccccatgagggcggaccagtcgtactgtagactcagagagtggaccaggtggatcgAAGGCCCtgtgcgggtggaccaatcacactgtatacttgttgtatatggctagactcggagggtggaccaagtgAACTGTAGGCtgatgcggcggaccagtcacacagtagacctgaagtgcatgactgttctatgttctgttatgatatggcatgttatgcgtatggtatatgtggttggtattttgggggtatctcactaagcttttgggcttacagttgtggtttaaatgtttcaggtacttcaggagatcgtggcaaggcaaaggcgtgatcgtaccgctcctcacgtttatgttttatgatatggttctggggaaaCACTCTGATAATAAAagtgttgaaaacctttttgtaataactttatgaatgtggattgtttttgaaaagttttaaattggttgaaatttttagagtgttacaaattagagaccaaagaatgaagaagTAGGAAAAATCCACACCTACTAGGCGAGTTCATGAGAGTATTCCCGAAGAAAAGTAAAAAATCCTTGCCGTACATGGATTTTGCACTTGTACTTGGCGAGTAcacgacctactcgccgagttgcccctgTTTTGTGATAACTATAAATATTGGATCTTAATCCAAATTGAGGACTTTTCTGGCTTTCTTGGAGATAGACCTGCGATTGAAGAACCCTTGGAAGACCTGAAGAACCCTAACATTCGATCTTTTGAAGACTCAAGGCGAATTAGGTTATATTTTCCACTTAATCTTAGGATTGAATCATGTTTGGCTTAGTTAAATTCATGTTTGAGCTTGTTTCTACTATAATCATGAGCTAAATTCGTATTGTTTCTGTTTAGGAAGAACCAAattactcctatggtttaattattacttttgttaattgtttattggtgattttattaaattaagtttgttaaagaaccttatgcattaaccataactattttctgttaattgggagacaattaagctgcatgaacatctcttagtttttaacctcatatgtttatgtgaccactttatcatatgtctaggaataatgaacatgaaactagaattaataaaagaatgggtaaattaatgtgtaagcttgtttgagaaaccaacaaccaagaggttaattgaaacacccacttgattaaccaattacaaatcttatttaatacaaataattgaactagggaattaattagtttaaacaattggccactgcttgaatCGATTAATCGTCTAAGGGTtagtattagtgaacatgaatctaaccactatagttggtaaccaataacaattaatttatcacattattacacaaataaccataggagtgaattggttggacctaaacagaaactctttatcaaatttggtgaactTTTACTTGTTTTAGTTTTTAGTTAACCACTTGTTAGGtggtgtgtttaagtttctagtcttgtaaaagtAGAGAAAacctttacttttattacttgcttacttaaaattagttattagtttaatttccgttccctgagttcgacactctacttatccaactataccactaaaagacaggttcactgcctttgtgtgctaaatttataatttaaaattagGATTAAAaccagtgcattttacacacatcaagtttttggcgccgttgccggggaacggttcaaaaatTAAATCTAATTCCAAATTTTATCGACCCTTTGTGTGAGTTTTTCTTGCACCAAGTTATTTTTTTAGCAATTCAGTAAGTAGGTTAGGTTTTAGAATTTTTTAGTTTTTAGAAGTTTTTATttagttttcaatttctttagacaggttactcgccgagtgcactcacacctactcggcgagtaccctacTGTTTGGCAAGTAGTTTCTAATTTCATTATGTTTTgtcttttgttctttttacgcattTGTCTTGTTCTATTACATGCttttcatgaccagaggatccaACACCCCACTAGTGCCCCCCTTTGAAGACCCATAATCCGCATTGAGAAAGAACAAAGACAAAGACGTGGAAAGCTCGAATACACCTAAGAAGTCACCTTTGTCTAACttgaagactgtttttgggaaGAAGAACAACGgaaaatcaggagcatccagtgcctctttAGCAAACGAAGACCTGATCAAAGAAGACACCGAGTACgaaaccgaggaagaagaagaacctacATTCGGGCACGATTCCGATTCCGACAACGAATTTGCTATTCtcatggctaacattgatgaagtccccatgggggaatggaagaagaggatatgTGATGATTccgggccgggacttgtgcaacccgcaattcccgtgACTGCCACTTTTGAGCTAAAGGGTCACATTCTTGCTCTACTCAAGGAGATCCCCTTCTATGGAAAAGACCACGAAGATGCTTACAAACACTTGGATCaagtcaatgatgtagctgattatTTTAATGTCCTAAACGTGCCTCGTGAAACTCAGCTACTTCGCATGCTTCCGGTTACATTGAagggtgctgcaaaggattggctcaagtcacttccccCGGGTCCATCactacatgggccaagatgaaagaagaatttatGGATCAATTCTGCTCACCCTCCAAGATATCTAAGTTAAAGAAAGCCATagccaactttgaacaacaaggTAGAGAGTCACTATATGAAACTTGGGAGAGGTACAAGAGCCTGCTAAGGAATTGCCCACATCATGACCTCAATAGTCAACAAGAAGTCTCCAACTTTTATGATGGAGTAAGTGTTACCACAATGCAATTACTTGACTCGCAAGGTCCATTCACAAAGAAGGCACCTCCAGTGATAAAGcaactaattgaagaattctctaagcattctagagaataccacaatccaatGAATGATGTGACAAGGGGATCAGCTTATGCAGCTTCAGAAGATTTGTCAGTAGTCATGGCTATgctaaaaaccatggataggaggatggacaaaatggatcaaacgatacATGCTATTCGGGTGGGTTGTGAGAACTACAATGGGCCTCATCTTACTAGAGACTGCGACTTGGATGAAAATGGCAATAAGAAGGTGCAAGTATGTTACTCAAGTGGGGACCGATATGATGAAGATTGGCACAAACCAAAGAAAGAGTGGCACCCTTATGACGAGTACAtgaaggctaaggaggagaagtACAAGCAAAAGGGAAGAGGTTTTTACCAAAAGGAGGATCCGGCACAAGAAATAAAACCAAGTTTGGAAGAGATGCTTACCAAGTTTGTAGCTGCTTCAGAAAAGAGACATAATGAACATGATGCTGCAATCCGAGAAACAAGAACCATGCTTAGAAACCAGCAAGCATCTATCCACAACATTGAAACACAGCTtgggcaacttgctcaacaaatcaaTCAAAGATCACCGGGCAAACTTCCTAGTAAAACCGAAAACAACCCATGAGGCGCGCACATAAACATAGTcacaacaagaagtgggaagataatTACTCCTCTGGCCCCATTCAGAATGAAGCACCCAAAGACTTGCAAAAGGAGGACGCAGAAAAACAAGATCCAAATCAAATTCTGCATAAAAcagactctactcgccgagtccactgccAAATTCCGAAAATCAAATCCCTGAAAAGCCCTTTCAGCCTCCAATGCCATATCCAGCTCGAGCTAAGAAAGAAAAGCAGGAAGAGGAGTACCAGAAGTTTCTTGACCATATTAAAgctcttcaaatcaacataccCTTCATCGAAGCAGTCTCTCAAATGCCAAAATATGCAAAATTCCTCAAGGAGCTTCTAACCAATAGAAGGAAGATGGAGAAAGTGAAAGAAGTAGTTCTAAATGAAAATTGCTCAGCTGCCATgctaaacaaattaccaaagaagaagggtgatccgggaagcttgactttgccttgccaatttggcaacttggcTACCATTCATGCTTTGGCTGATTCGGGAGCAAGTGTGAACCTCATGCCTTATTCATTCTTCAAGAAGCTGGATCTCCCGAAACGAAGGCCAACTCGTATGGCAATTCACTTAGCAAACAAGATAGTTAGATTTCCAAGAGGAATATATGAAGACTTATTGGTCAAGGTGGACAAATTTGTGTTTCCCACAGACTTTATAATTCTAGACATGGAAGCGGATCCTCAAGTCCTGATCATCCTTGGAAGACCTTTCCTCAACACGGCAAGTGCTATAGTGGACATGAGAGACTCGAAGCTTACTTTACGGGTAGGAGATGATTTAGTCATTTTCGTGGTTGATCAAGCTATGAAGCATGCGAGGAATAGTGATGACATGGCATTCTCGATTGACATGTTTGATGAATTGATGGAGGAATGCGATAATGCGAGGAATAGTGGTGGCAAGTGGAACTTTTGCCTATCGTCGCATGCCCTTTGGGTAATGCAATGCACCCGCGGCATTTCAAAGGTGCATGACAGCCATATTCCACGAAatggtggaaaaattcatggaagtCTTTATGGAGGATTTTTCTATTTTTGGATCTTCCTTCCATGATTGTCACACTAACCTTGATTTgatgcttgctaggtgtgaaaaaaCTGACTTAGTTCTTAATTGGgagaaatgtcactttatggtcaaggagggtatagttcTAGGCCACAAGGTTTCTAAACCGGGAATTGAAGTGACTGGGCAAAGATTGACACCATTGccaaattacccccaccaactaatgtgaagggcattagaaGTTTTATTAGACATGCGGGTTTTTACCGgcgttttataaaagatttttccaaaagaactagACCTCTAACACAATTGCTTTTGAAAGATGCACCATTCAATTTTACTAAAAAGTGTTTAGAGGCGTTTGAATTCTTGAAAGAAAAATTGactaatgccccgatcattatTGCCCTGAATTGGGATTTACCATTTGAAATAATGTGTTATGCTAGTGACTTTGCTTTAGGAGCTGTCCTTGTTCAAAAggttgataagcactttcgaCCCATATATTATGCAAGTAAAACTTTAAATCTGGCCCAAGAGAATTACACCACCACTGAAAAAGAATTATTAGCTGTGGTGTATGCCTTTGATAAATTCCGCCCTTGtttagttttatctaaaacaacTATTTTTGCTGACCACTCTGTTATCAAGTATTTGTTTCCCAAGAAGGATGCCAAGCCAAGATTGATATGTTGGGTTCTACTTCTTCTAGAGTTTGTCACCGAGATACGCGACaagaaaggaatggagaatgtagcAGCCGACCACTTATCAAGGCTAGAAAACCTGCAATTGCAAGAAGATGAAGTTGGAGATGATTTTCCGAACGAGTACATTATGGTGACTACGGGAGAAGAGCCATGGTTCGCGGACATAGCTAATTACTTAGCTAGCAAGTACATCCCAAAAGATCTTACCCGCCAACAAAAGAAGAATTTCTTTTTAgaaataaaatattacttttgggatgagCCTTACCTTTTCCGAAGTTGCGCGGATGGAATCATACGAATATGTGTGTTTGGAAATGAAAGCCAACAAATCTTGGAGCATTGTCATAGCGGGCTCACCGGTGGACATTATGGAGCACGCTACACTGCTAAGAAGATCTTTTACATTGGGTTTTATTGGCCCACAATTTTTAAAGATGCAGCccaatttgtcaaagaatgtgatgcaTGCCAAAGAGTGGGAAACATTTTATCCcgaaatgaaatgccacaacaAAGTATTCAAGTGTGTGAAGTATTTGATGTATGGGGGATCGatttcatgggaccatttcccatgTCAAAAGGCAACAAATATATATTGGTGGCAGTGGATTATGTATCCAAATGGGCGGAGGCACAAGCATTACCAACTAATGATGCTCGGGTGGTGGTGCGATTTTTGAAGAAGCTATTTTCAAGATTTGGAGTTCCAAAAGCTCTTATAAGTGACCGTGGCACTCATTTTGCCAATGATCAACTAGAAAAGGTGTTAAGGAGATATGGGGTAACTCATAAATTATCTACATCTTACCACCCACAAACTAGTGGGCAAACCGAAGTGACCAATAGAGCCTTGAAGAGAATCTTGGAGAGATCGGTGGGGAGCAATCGGAAAGAGTGGTCGGACaagctagatgatgcactttgggccttCCGAACAGCTTTCAAAACACTTA includes these proteins:
- the LOC128134133 gene encoding uncharacterized protein LOC128134133, translated to MKEEFMDQFCSPSKISKLKKAIANFEQQGRESLYETWERYKSLLRNCPHHDLNSQQEVSNFYDGVSVTTMQLLDSQGPFTKKAPPVIKQLIEEFSKHSREYHNPMNDVTRGSAYAASEDLSVVMAMLKTMDRRMDKMDQTIHAIRVGCENYNGPHLTRDCDLDENGNKKVQVCYSSGDRYDEDWHKPKKEWHPYDEYMKAKEEKYKQKGRGFYQKEDPAQEIKPSLEEMLTKFVAASEKRHNEHDAAIRETRTMLRNQQASIHNIETQLGQLAQQINQRSPGKLPSKTENNP